A stretch of bacterium DNA encodes these proteins:
- the ruvB gene encoding Holliday junction branch migration DNA helicase RuvB yields the protein MSEKTAETLGKSARSLDQALRPGLWDEYVGQQTIKENLRILLSAAKGRQQQPEHVLLYGPPGLGKTTLAHLITKEIGSSLRSTSGPAIERVGDLASILTNLSPGDVLFIDEIHRLNRTIEEILYPAMESGVLDIVIGKGPSARTVQLELPPFTLIAATTRISMLSSPLRSRFSGGTFRLTYYTESEIATVLKRSAKILNIEIDNDSVTEIARRSRATPRTANYLLKRCRDFAEVSNEKLDLKTVKKALALLEIDELGLNQIDRDILSILIDKFRGGPVGLKTIAAALSEEEATVEEVHEPYLMQLGLLERTPRGRVVTEKGYAHLGEEFPQAEQPKLI from the coding sequence ATGTCTGAAAAAACCGCAGAAACGCTGGGTAAATCAGCCCGTTCCCTCGATCAGGCCCTCCGACCAGGGCTGTGGGACGAGTATGTCGGCCAGCAAACCATCAAGGAAAACCTTCGCATCCTCCTCAGCGCTGCGAAGGGTCGTCAGCAACAGCCGGAACACGTTCTCTTGTATGGACCACCGGGTCTCGGGAAGACTACTCTCGCGCATCTCATCACCAAAGAGATCGGTTCGTCGCTGCGCTCCACATCCGGCCCCGCTATCGAGCGCGTCGGCGACCTTGCGTCCATTCTCACCAACCTCTCACCCGGGGATGTCCTCTTCATCGACGAAATCCATCGATTAAACCGAACCATCGAAGAGATCCTCTATCCAGCAATGGAATCCGGCGTCTTGGATATCGTCATCGGAAAGGGCCCTTCGGCGCGCACCGTGCAGCTTGAGCTCCCTCCTTTCACGCTGATTGCGGCGACAACCCGCATCTCAATGCTCTCTTCCCCACTACGATCACGCTTCTCGGGTGGAACCTTCCGTCTCACCTACTACACCGAAAGCGAGATCGCGACCGTACTCAAGCGCTCAGCGAAGATATTGAACATCGAGATAGACAATGATTCTGTGACCGAGATCGCACGCCGCTCGCGCGCAACACCACGCACGGCGAACTATCTCTTGAAGAGATGTCGCGACTTCGCGGAGGTGAGCAACGAGAAATTGGATCTCAAGACCGTGAAAAAGGCCCTCGCGCTTCTTGAAATCGATGAACTCGGTCTCAATCAGATCGACCGCGACATCCTCTCCATTCTCATCGATAAATTCAGGGGCGGTCCGGTCGGACTCAAGACCATCGCTGCCGCACTTTCCGAAGAAGAGGCGACCGTCGAGGAAGTCCACGAGCCGTATCTCATGCAGCTCGGCCTCCTCGAGAGGACGCCGCGCGGTCGCGTCGTTACCGAAAAAGGCTATGCGCACCTCGGTGAAGAGTTCCCCCAGGCGGAACAGCCGAAATTGATTTAG
- the dnaN gene encoding DNA polymerase III subunit beta, protein MQFTTPKERILNAVLVAERIVGKKESLPVLSCILLDVGRDLAMRSTNLEAGVDIQVPGEVVETGTIAVPAAILSQTLRAVSGDKVTLKAEGGNLLIESRGSKTLIKAVPHDEFPAIPATKETTRSLSLSRETLVQALHSVAYAASTSMIRPELGSVYLKVEEGKLTAVATDSFRLAEKTVSDASGKGNDEVLIPLKHVQEIVHLLEKTASEEVSLSIDDSQLLLVADSIRFVSRVVDGNFPNYKEIIPKSFATEATILKSDFTEALRKARVFSGADQHVGFHVYPKKKVFDITAQSAAIGEMSDSLEAATSGDDIDVNFHIGYIADCLQSIQSDSIVLGFAGPGKPVVVKGVSDASFTYLAMPLNR, encoded by the coding sequence ATGCAATTCACGACACCGAAAGAAAGGATCCTGAATGCCGTGTTGGTTGCGGAGAGGATCGTGGGGAAGAAAGAATCTCTCCCGGTTCTTTCCTGCATCCTTCTCGATGTCGGACGTGATCTTGCGATGCGCTCCACAAACCTTGAGGCGGGTGTCGACATCCAGGTTCCGGGTGAGGTAGTGGAAACAGGGACTATCGCCGTACCTGCGGCGATCCTTTCGCAAACCCTGCGAGCCGTTTCGGGGGATAAGGTGACGCTGAAGGCAGAGGGTGGAAATCTGCTCATCGAGTCGCGTGGTTCCAAGACCCTCATAAAAGCAGTGCCGCATGACGAGTTTCCTGCTATTCCTGCGACCAAGGAGACGACCCGTAGTCTTTCACTCTCTCGAGAGACCTTGGTGCAGGCACTGCATTCTGTTGCCTACGCCGCATCGACTTCCATGATCCGTCCGGAATTAGGAAGCGTGTATCTGAAGGTGGAAGAAGGGAAGCTCACTGCGGTTGCAACCGATTCGTTCAGATTGGCCGAAAAAACGGTCTCAGACGCATCAGGAAAAGGAAATGACGAAGTCCTCATTCCGCTCAAGCACGTGCAGGAGATCGTACATTTGCTCGAAAAAACGGCATCCGAAGAAGTTTCTCTATCCATCGATGATTCACAACTGCTTCTTGTAGCTGATTCGATCCGTTTCGTCTCGCGTGTAGTGGATGGGAATTTCCCGAACTATAAGGAGATCATTCCCAAAAGCTTCGCGACCGAAGCGACGATCCTTAAGAGTGATTTTACCGAAGCCCTTCGCAAGGCCCGTGTGTTTTCTGGTGCCGACCAGCATGTCGGTTTCCATGTATATCCGAAGAAAAAGGTGTTCGATATCACTGCGCAGAGTGCAGCCATTGGTGAGATGTCGGATTCGTTGGAGGCAGCGACCTCAGGGGATGATATCGACGTCAATTTCCATATCGGCTACATCGCTGATTGTCTTCAGTCGATCCAATCCGATTCGATCGTGCTGGGGTTTGCCGGCCCGGGGAAGCCGGTCGTCGTGAAGGGGGTGTCTGACGCGTCATTCACGTATCTCGCGATGCCCCTCAATCGGTAG
- the ruvC gene encoding crossover junction endodeoxyribonuclease RuvC, whose protein sequence is MRVIAIDPGYGRCGIAIIEKNSGKETWIYSDCIETYPKDGFVERLAQIVAECERLIAEHKPDALVMERLFFNTNRTTAMQVAEVRGALLNAAAVAGLPTFEYTPSQVKSATTGFGKADKKQIISMLHMLVKIDKAVKHDDEYDAIAVGITHLAHIR, encoded by the coding sequence ATGCGCGTCATTGCCATTGATCCCGGATACGGCCGCTGTGGCATCGCAATCATCGAGAAGAACAGCGGCAAAGAGACGTGGATCTATTCGGATTGCATCGAGACATATCCAAAAGACGGTTTCGTCGAGCGCCTCGCTCAGATCGTCGCCGAATGCGAGCGATTGATTGCCGAACACAAACCCGATGCGCTCGTCATGGAGCGACTCTTTTTCAACACCAACCGCACGACTGCCATGCAGGTGGCTGAAGTACGCGGCGCGCTCCTTAACGCCGCTGCAGTTGCCGGCCTCCCTACTTTCGAATACACGCCAAGCCAAGTAAAGAGCGCGACGACCGGCTTCGGTAAGGCAGATAAGAAACAGATCATCTCGATGCTGCACATGCTCGTTAAAATCGACAAAGCCGTAAAGCACGATGACGAATACGACGCGATTGCAGTCGGCATAACCCATCTCGCTCACATTCGGTAA
- a CDS encoding PBP1A family penicillin-binding protein → MRFMVLAGIACAGVFTAWAIFASIPAVDTIENRIVGESTKIYDRTGEVLLYDVHGSMRRTEIPFEDISPYIRNATVAIEDATFYEHNGFRPMAFLRAILVNLGLKEGFRGQGGSTITQQVVKNTLLTADKTPIRKAKEIILAMKLERIATKEEILNIYLNETSYGGTVYGVEEASRYFFGKAAKEVTLAEAAYLAALPQAPTRYSPYGNHTDELEERKNLVLARMKNAGYINESEYDGALAEHVQFREELEAGIKAPHFVFYIREYLEEKYGADVVANEGLKVITTLDWDLQQKAEEIVRRRALANEKQFNAENAGLVSIDPKTGQILAMVGSRGYFDEDIDGKVNVTTSERQPGSSFKPFVYATAFEKGYTPETMLFDVQTQFSTACSPTDVANSNPPCYSPGNYDHTFRGPVSIRNALAQSLNIPAVKTLYLAGIPDSLETAHDMGISTLTDPDRYGLTLVLGGGEVTLLDMTGAYSVFANDGLRNAPTGILSVEDNRGNVLEQYEKSESRALDPQVARQITDILSDNVARTPLYGANSPLNFPGKDVAAKTGTTNDNKDAWVLGYSTSVVTGAWAGNNTPRSMNQISGLIVTPMWREFMDIALEKYPPDEFPAPSPDPERDNLPPVLRGEWNTNPSQGLHDILFWVNKDDPRNGRPNFSDSQLNNWDYAVSIWAQQAVGSSTSSGGNGFTITSPQAGSQVSSSQPFDASVSFDASLGFRSVTYYLNGQFVGVSALPPYVIAIQPRGSGAQTLRAVAETNNGEIQTQITFTAN, encoded by the coding sequence ATGCGCTTCATGGTACTTGCCGGTATCGCCTGTGCGGGAGTATTTACCGCATGGGCTATCTTCGCTTCCATCCCAGCTGTGGATACGATCGAAAATCGTATCGTCGGGGAGAGCACGAAGATTTACGACCGTACCGGCGAAGTCCTTCTCTATGATGTTCACGGATCGATGCGCCGCACCGAGATACCTTTTGAAGATATTTCTCCCTACATCCGCAACGCAACCGTCGCTATTGAAGACGCGACATTTTATGAACACAACGGTTTTCGTCCGATGGCGTTCTTGCGCGCGATTCTCGTAAATCTCGGTCTCAAGGAAGGCTTCCGCGGCCAAGGCGGTTCCACGATTACCCAGCAGGTTGTGAAGAACACCCTTCTCACCGCTGACAAGACGCCGATCCGTAAGGCGAAGGAGATCATCCTCGCCATGAAGCTTGAGAGGATCGCGACCAAGGAGGAGATTCTGAACATTTACCTTAATGAGACCAGTTACGGCGGCACCGTCTACGGTGTCGAAGAGGCATCGCGCTACTTCTTCGGCAAAGCCGCCAAGGAAGTCACTCTGGCTGAAGCAGCGTATCTTGCTGCGCTTCCCCAGGCCCCGACACGTTATTCCCCGTACGGAAACCACACTGACGAACTCGAAGAGCGTAAGAATCTTGTTCTCGCCCGCATGAAGAACGCGGGATACATCAACGAATCAGAATACGATGGCGCTCTCGCCGAACACGTGCAGTTCCGCGAAGAGCTGGAGGCCGGTATTAAAGCACCGCACTTCGTGTTCTATATCCGCGAATATCTCGAAGAGAAATACGGTGCTGACGTAGTCGCGAATGAGGGCCTTAAAGTCATCACGACGCTCGACTGGGACCTCCAACAGAAAGCAGAAGAGATCGTCCGACGACGAGCACTCGCGAATGAGAAGCAGTTCAACGCTGAAAACGCCGGTCTCGTCTCGATCGATCCAAAGACGGGACAGATCCTGGCAATGGTCGGCTCTCGTGGTTACTTCGATGAGGACATCGACGGCAAGGTGAACGTCACTACATCCGAGCGCCAACCGGGTTCGTCATTCAAGCCGTTCGTGTACGCGACCGCGTTCGAGAAGGGCTACACACCGGAGACCATGCTCTTCGATGTGCAGACGCAGTTCTCGACCGCCTGCTCCCCGACCGATGTGGCGAACTCGAATCCTCCCTGTTACAGCCCAGGCAACTACGATCACACGTTCCGTGGACCGGTGAGTATCCGGAACGCCCTCGCACAATCGCTCAACATCCCTGCAGTGAAGACACTCTATCTCGCGGGCATTCCTGATTCGCTTGAGACCGCGCATGACATGGGCATCTCAACACTGACTGATCCTGATCGTTACGGCCTCACGCTCGTCCTCGGAGGCGGTGAAGTGACCTTACTCGACATGACGGGCGCATACAGCGTCTTCGCGAACGACGGCCTACGCAACGCACCGACCGGAATCCTCAGCGTCGAAGATAACCGTGGCAACGTGCTCGAACAGTATGAAAAGTCTGAATCGCGCGCGCTCGATCCGCAGGTAGCACGTCAGATTACTGACATCCTTTCCGACAACGTCGCACGCACCCCGCTCTACGGAGCAAACTCCCCTTTGAATTTCCCTGGCAAGGATGTCGCAGCAAAGACCGGTACCACTAACGACAACAAGGACGCATGGGTCTTGGGTTATTCGACCTCCGTCGTGACCGGCGCATGGGCAGGAAACAACACTCCGAGATCAATGAACCAGATCTCAGGCCTCATCGTGACGCCGATGTGGCGAGAATTCATGGATATCGCTCTTGAAAAGTACCCGCCGGACGAGTTCCCTGCCCCATCTCCTGACCCTGAACGCGACAACCTCCCTCCGGTGCTGCGTGGTGAATGGAACACGAACCCGTCGCAAGGACTCCACGACATCCTCTTCTGGGTGAACAAGGATGATCCGCGCAACGGTCGCCCGAACTTCAGCGACTCGCAGCTGAATAACTGGGACTATGCCGTCTCGATATGGGCACAACAGGCGGTTGGCTCATCGACCTCAAGCGGAGGCAATGGATTCACGATAACTTCTCCTCAGGCAGGATCACAAGTCTCCAGCTCACAACCTTTCGATGCGTCGGTAAGCTTCGATGCTTCGCTCGGATTCCGCAGCGTCACCTATTACCTCAACGGACAGTTCGTGGGCGTCTCCGCGCTTCCACCGTATGTCATTGCCATTCAGCCACGCGGTAGCGGCGCACAGACACTACGTGCAGTAGCAGAAACCAATAACGGAGAGATCCAGACACAGATCACGTTCACCGCGAACTAA
- a CDS encoding YebC/PmpR family DNA-binding transcriptional regulator, with translation MAGHNKWAQIKRQKGAADAAKSNLWGKLGKRIAVESKKANGDVNSANLRSIIETAKKANMPKDTIERAIAKGTSADAASLEQVVYEAYGPGGAAVIIQAVTDNTNRTLQELKTIFAKHEIALAAPGSALWAFDKTDEGYIPKTTIPLPETEDAALMKIMELIDALDDVEEVYTNAE, from the coding sequence ATGGCAGGTCATAACAAATGGGCACAGATCAAACGACAGAAAGGCGCGGCTGATGCGGCGAAGAGCAATCTCTGGGGCAAGCTCGGCAAACGAATCGCCGTCGAGAGCAAGAAGGCGAACGGCGATGTGAATTCCGCGAACCTGCGCTCCATCATCGAGACCGCGAAGAAAGCGAACATGCCGAAGGACACCATCGAACGCGCAATCGCCAAAGGAACCTCTGCGGATGCCGCCTCGCTTGAACAGGTCGTGTACGAAGCGTACGGTCCGGGCGGTGCGGCAGTCATCATTCAAGCGGTGACCGACAACACCAACCGTACCCTTCAGGAACTGAAGACCATCTTTGCGAAGCATGAGATCGCGCTCGCCGCACCAGGCTCAGCGCTTTGGGCATTTGATAAGACCGATGAGGGCTATATCCCCAAGACAACCATTCCCCTCCCCGAAACGGAAGACGCAGCGCTCATGAAGATCATGGAACTCATCGATGCCCTGGATGATGTCGAAGAGGTATACACAAACGCCGAATAG
- a CDS encoding transglutaminase-like cysteine peptidase: MIKTGAILLAVVGLCSTLQETTSPVLRTYHEVLPAAAAIEFCEEFPTECIASPVTYMPVNSVRFAELKTVNDTVNAQMRYGSDQELFGVDEKWTLNETADDCEGFAFVKRKRLIALGWPASTLLVTVVRTPEKTMHAILIAHTASGDFLLDKTTHGSDRIRRWYEMPYEYIAQQSKEDPHRWVSLTKRDPDFQTTRWITSK, from the coding sequence ATGATTAAAACTGGAGCGATACTCCTTGCTGTAGTAGGACTCTGCAGCACGCTGCAGGAGACGACATCGCCGGTATTGCGGACATATCACGAGGTGCTGCCGGCAGCTGCAGCGATCGAGTTCTGTGAGGAATTCCCCACCGAATGCATCGCTTCTCCGGTGACGTATATGCCGGTGAATTCAGTGCGGTTTGCCGAACTCAAGACGGTGAACGATACCGTGAATGCACAGATGCGATACGGTAGTGACCAAGAGCTTTTTGGTGTCGATGAGAAATGGACGCTCAATGAGACCGCAGACGACTGCGAGGGTTTTGCGTTCGTGAAGCGAAAGCGACTTATCGCACTCGGGTGGCCGGCGAGCACGTTGCTCGTAACGGTCGTTCGCACGCCTGAAAAAACAATGCATGCGATCCTGATAGCTCATACCGCGAGTGGCGATTTCCTACTCGATAAAACCACACACGGCTCCGACCGCATACGACGCTGGTACGAGATGCCGTATGAATACATCGCTCAGCAATCGAAGGAAGACCCCCATCGATGGGTGTCACTGACCAAACGTGATCCTGACTTTCAGACTACTCGCTGGATCACGAGCAAGTAA